In Amycolatopsis methanolica 239, a single genomic region encodes these proteins:
- a CDS encoding helix-turn-helix transcriptional regulator has translation MGTTSRFLTLKAFCEELQVAKSTFYDWCAKGRAPRHIKLPNGEIRIRRSDLEAWLESREVAA, from the coding sequence ATGGGCACCACGTCCCGATTCCTCACGCTGAAAGCGTTCTGCGAAGAGCTCCAGGTCGCCAAGTCGACCTTCTACGACTGGTGTGCAAAGGGCCGCGCACCACGGCATATCAAGCTGCCGAACGGCGAAATCCGCATTCGACGCTCGGACCTCGAAGCGTGGCTAGAATCCCGAGAGGTGGCCGCCTGA
- a CDS encoding DUF3631 domain-containing protein yields the protein MSHPARPLRVVPAARAPGPTPADGAAVLDEIGAFVSRFNAFPDEHCVPTLALWYAHTHAAEHFYVTPRLILSSAEPGSGKTRVLEVAQYLVHAPEMTISASTAALFRMVNAAPITILFDEVDAIFNPKNGGNYEDLRAMLNAGYKRSATIARCVGDAKAMNVQRFKVYAPVALAGIAGHMPDTITTRAITIHMRRRAPNERVEPFKTRRIETEAEPLREKLAAWVASVADRLDDAEPDMPEGVTDRSAEIWEPLIALADAAGGHWPDTARAACAHFVANNDPHKGSLGIRLLADLREVFTQRQADRLSTAAILEALYANEEAPWGDLYGKPLDARRLAKELDRYGVKPTVYKAEGKPTRGYLATGETGLADAWKRYLPADPGSTA from the coding sequence ATGAGCCATCCCGCCCGCCCGCTGCGGGTCGTGCCCGCCGCCCGCGCACCCGGCCCCACACCCGCCGATGGTGCCGCCGTCCTCGATGAGATCGGAGCCTTCGTGTCCCGCTTCAACGCCTTCCCCGACGAGCACTGCGTGCCCACCCTCGCGCTCTGGTACGCCCACACCCACGCCGCCGAGCACTTCTACGTCACCCCGCGGCTGATCCTGTCCAGCGCCGAACCCGGGTCCGGCAAGACCCGCGTGCTGGAGGTCGCCCAGTACCTCGTGCACGCCCCGGAAATGACCATTTCCGCCAGCACCGCCGCCCTGTTCCGGATGGTCAACGCCGCCCCCATCACCATCCTGTTCGACGAGGTGGACGCGATCTTCAACCCGAAGAACGGCGGCAACTACGAAGACCTGCGCGCCATGCTCAACGCCGGCTACAAGCGCTCCGCCACCATCGCCCGGTGCGTCGGTGACGCCAAGGCCATGAACGTGCAGCGCTTCAAGGTCTACGCCCCCGTAGCGCTGGCCGGGATCGCCGGGCACATGCCCGACACCATCACCACCCGCGCCATCACCATCCACATGCGCCGCCGCGCCCCGAACGAGCGGGTAGAGCCCTTCAAGACCCGCCGCATCGAGACCGAGGCCGAACCGCTGCGGGAGAAGCTCGCCGCGTGGGTCGCCAGCGTCGCCGACAGGCTCGACGACGCCGAGCCCGACATGCCCGAAGGCGTCACCGACCGATCCGCCGAGATCTGGGAACCGCTGATCGCCCTCGCCGACGCCGCCGGCGGCCACTGGCCCGACACCGCCCGGGCCGCCTGCGCGCACTTCGTGGCCAACAACGACCCGCACAAGGGCAGCCTCGGCATCCGGCTCCTGGCCGATCTCCGCGAGGTCTTCACCCAGCGCCAGGCCGACCGGCTGTCCACCGCCGCGATCCTGGAAGCCCTCTACGCCAACGAAGAGGCACCGTGGGGCGACCTCTACGGCAAACCGCTGGACGCCCGCCGACTGGCCAAAGAGCTGGACCGCTACGGCGTCAAGCCCACCGTCTACAAGGCCGAGGGCAAGCCCACCCGCGGCTACCTCGCCACTGGCGAAACCGGCCTCGCCGACGCCTGGAAGCGGTACCTACCCGCCGACCCCGGCTCTACCGCGTAA